From the Conexivisphaerales archaeon genome, the window AACTCCCTGCTGGAGAGGGTAAAACAAGAGCTGCAGAAGGAAGAGACGAAGAGAGTTAGCAGGCTGGTGCTGCCAACTCCGGACGTAACTTATGTGGGGAACAGAACATACTTTAGGAACTTCAGGGAATTCACAGATACCATAAGGAGAGACCCGAACAAGGTCCTGATGTACCTCGCAAGAGAGCTTGCAACCGCAGCATCTCTTGACAAAGAAGGAAGAGCTATATTCATAGGAAGAAAGAGCAGGGATTCTTTCAAAGTTCTTATGGAGAGGTATGTGAATGAGAATGTGATCTGCCCCGTCTGCGGCAACCCTGATACCCATATAGAGAAACAGAAGAAGGTCTCTCTACTAGTCTGTGAAGCATGCGGAGCCAAGTCACCGCTCAAGGGATAGAAAGCGAATTTGAAATGAACAGCTACAGAATGAGGATGATGAATTTTCGCGGTTCCGTCATGGTAAACCTTTGTGACGAGGAGGTTCTGGGTAAAACACTAGTCGAAGGTAGTCTCAAGGTTGAGATAACCAATGGATATTTTGGAGAGAATAGGGTGAACGACGAAGAAGCTTTGCAGCTTCTCAGAAAGAGTGACATAGCAAACCTAGTTGGAGAAAGAATAGTCAGCAAAGCGATAGACGAAAGGCTTGCTGACCCGAGAGCGGTCAGAAGAATCGATGGCGTTCCGTTCCTTATGATCTTTAAATTCTCGACCTGACTCTTAAGAACGAAAGATTCAATTCGGGTTATGCATATAATTATAACTAACACCCATTCTGCAGTGTCTGCGATAGAATGCAGAGATTCTGGAACTTTTCGCTATGTTTATTATATAT encodes:
- a CDS encoding DUF424 family protein, coding for MNSYRMRMMNFRGSVMVNLCDEEVLGKTLVEGSLKVEITNGYFGENRVNDEEALQLLRKSDIANLVGERIVSKAIDERLADPRAVRRIDGVPFLMIFKFST
- a CDS encoding translation initiation factor IF-2 subunit beta; the protein is MALDYNSLLERVKQELQKEETKRVSRLVLPTPDVTYVGNRTYFRNFREFTDTIRRDPNKVLMYLARELATAASLDKEGRAIFIGRKSRDSFKVLMERYVNENVICPVCGNPDTHIEKQKKVSLLVCEACGAKSPLKG